One Ricinus communis isolate WT05 ecotype wild-type chromosome 7, ASM1957865v1, whole genome shotgun sequence genomic region harbors:
- the LOC107262273 gene encoding uncharacterized protein LOC107262273, translated as MQMVSRQLVSFSLLVILWLMICPMVLACGSGNGNACKDCITNQMKHGCPACAPILQCMARCLWAGASKAKCIKKCDCEGAMLTLSDCKRCMSHCKCSCASYT; from the coding sequence ATGCAAATGGTTAGTAGGCAGCTGGTTTCCTTCTCCCTTCTAGTCATTTTATGGCTGATGATTTGTCCTATGGTGCTGGCCTGTGGATCGGGGAATGGCAATGCATGTAAAGATTGCATTACTAATCAGATGAAGCACGGCTGCCCAGCATGTGCACCAATCCTACAGTGCATGGCTCGATGCTTGTGGGCTGGCGCTTCAAAGGCAAAGTGTATTAAGAAGTGCGACTGCGAGGGTGCGATGCTAACACTATCCGACTGCAAGAGATGCATGTCGCACTGCAAATGTAGCTGTGCATCGTATACATGA